From Theileria annulata chromosome 1, complete sequence, *** SEQUENCING IN PROGRESS ***, one genomic window encodes:
- a CDS encoding uncharacterized protein (Tap349e08.q2ks7.C.cand.122 - score = 7.18;~2 probable transmembrane helices predicted for TA05635 by TMHMM2.0 at aa 114-136 and 140-162), which produces MKYPNERDHLLPINSNDNFKYENELITQYHKSHELNTQYHRSHELNTQYNYDNNLKDKFNETKYNKFRDDLKDEISFQSFDLRDEKLEDMDINNKFNQFCFKLFHSDLSPKTYLFLFLSNILILFDNIFFDTTILICALLELFVTIFFTLEVYINFILHVSFT; this is translated from the coding sequence atgaaatatcCAAATGAACGTGATCATTTATTACCAATAAATTctaatgataattttaaatatgaaaatgaattaattacACAATATCATAAATCACATGAACTTAATACACAGTATCATAGATCCCATGAACTTAATACACAGTATAACTATGATAATAATCTTAaggataaatttaatgaaacaaaatataataaatttcgAGATGATTTGAAAGATGAAATAAGTTTTCAAAGTTTTGATTTAAGAGATGAGAAATTAGAAGATATggatataaataataaatttaatcaattttgttttaaattatttcattcGGATTTATCACCTAaaacttatttatttttatttctttctaatattttaattctttttgataatatttttttcgATACtactattttaatttgtgCTCTTTTAGAACTTTTTGTTACTATTTTTTTCACACTTGaagtttatattaattttattctacATGTAAGTTTTACGTAA
- a CDS encoding uncharacterized protein (2 probable transmembrane helices predicted for TA05640 by TMHMM2.0 at aa 62-84 and 94-108) — MESLYENNLGSSLEVRNRIFGSVIEYFICLKKFRDADVATRQAPSDPLMELVLLSPRRSLIFIRFSILFSIFISVILLVPDLIISKFDHFSSNVLRFAFTVVLYYYTFPPNHETRKYKYKSIILPKVVYKNATGLKSECCGICLDDFTDEDVLRILQCYHGFHVKCIDLWLCRSLVCPLCMKTLI; from the exons ATGGAAAGTTTGTATGAGAATAATTTGGGTTCGAGTTTGGAGGTGAGGAATCGTATATTTGGAAGTGTAATAgagtattttatatgtttgAAGAAGTTTCGTGATGCAGATGTAGCAACAAGACAAGCTCCATCAGATCCTTTAATGGAActtgttttattatcacCAAGACgttcattaatatttatacgTTTCTCAATACTCTTTTCTATCTTCATCTCGGTGATTTTACTCGTTCCTGATCTTATAATCTCCAAATTCGATCATTTCTCAT CAAATGTATTAAGATTTGCTTTTACTGTTGTgttgtattattatacatttcCACCAAATCATGAAActagaaaatataaatataaaagtataatattaccaaaagttgtttataaaaatgCTACGGGATTGAAATCAGAATGTTGTGGTATATGTTTAGATGATTTTACTGATGAAGATGTTTTAAGAATATTACAATGTTATCATGGATTTCATGTCAAATGTATTGATTTATGGTTATGTAGAAGTCTAGTATGTCCATTATGTATGAAAACACTTATCTAa
- a CDS encoding phosphotyrosyl phosphatase activator (PPTA) protein, putative (Tap349e08.q2ks7.C.cand.123 - score = 12.57), protein MDKLECVDIIEFIKNLNESIKGKKLSDYNLELKILTESYEIRNLNIILKLYLLLEKIENYLPNHDPKNFINCRYGNKAFNTFINQLTNELDEILIEYEIKIIDENIYKKLKKHFLNSFGNNIRLDFGTGHELEFIYFLMILFTNNFIKQQQFDSLVLILLNKYFELCRKIIERYTLEPAGTKGVWGIDDYQFLPFIFGSSQLINTNINPKHCMELEFVIKYKNDYIFMRAMEYKINVNKINLYIYKLD, encoded by the exons ATGGATAAATTGGAATGTGTTGatataatagaatttataaaaaatttgaatgaatcaataaaaggaaaaaaattaagtgattataatttagaattaaaaatattaacagAATCATATGAAATAAGaaatttgaatataattttaaaattatatttattattagaaaaaattgaaaattatttaccaAATCATGATccaaaaaattttattaattgtagATATGGTAATAAAGCTTTTAATACTTTCATTAATCAATTAACCAat GAATTGgatgaaatattaatagaatatgaaataaaaataattgatgaaaatatatataaaaaattaaaaaaacattttttaaattcatttggtaataatataagaTTAGATTTTGGTACAG gaCATGAActtgaatttatttattttttaatgatactatttactaataattttattaaacaaCAACAATTTGATTCattagttttaatattactcaataa ATATTTTGAATTATGtagaaaaataatagaaaGATATACATTAGAACCTGCTGGTACTAAAGGTGTTTGGGGTATTGATGATTATCAATTTCTACCATTCATATTTGGTTCTTCACAACTTATTAATACCAATATTAATCCTAAACAT tgtATGGAATTAGaatttgtaataaaatataaaaatgattatatatttatgagAGCAAtggaatataaaattaatgtaaacaaaataaatttatatatatataaattagattaa